One genomic segment of Choristoneura fumiferana chromosome Z, NRCan_CFum_1, whole genome shotgun sequence includes these proteins:
- the LOC141440238 gene encoding uncharacterized protein — MEKPAWIDEVYIPPKYTKYCFVPSCNNDSLKKPDKHFFHVPYKNKAEWCRAVGKEVIPKRPLVICEDHLDLEYDLENYESWIISKGNAKLRPTVPVLKKISKPTETITQDKPGSSRVSKNKRDRPFFEDEPEPSRATKEKCIEPFFEAKSVMCKPKTAIISTQISPDPRDCAIQCNILPMRTKAADTHEASVASVPAVKGSTSEVSESEASYEQSTMTSSATHPIILNGRLFMLNLIEKKPFQYIGIPKKLYWVIDCLCNAHKDITKLDCIITLYKIKSNDTFIRIGDLFQISQTTLWRRFEKTLAVLTAFFKQFIEWPSAREIKLNLPGAFTTSVEYANIQAIIDAFEIEIEKPSDPSNQSYTWSQYKNCNTVKYLISATPDGLINFISEGYGGRISDVCLVEVCGFLDVIPPGSCILSDRGFKHLETILNKQSVKLLRPPSVFSDKKMSKDEVIQAKLIASLRVHIERVIRRVRVFKFLKPHSVVNNKCTAYLDNAVLIACGAINIQSPIIKRE; from the exons ATGGAGAAACCCGCATGGATTGACGAGGTGTATATTCCTCCTAAGTACACCAAGTATTGTTTCGTGCCAAGTTGTAACAATGACTCTTTGAAGAAACCGGACAAACATTTCTTCCATGTACCGTATAAAAATAAAGCGGAGTGGTGTCGAGCAGTAGGGAAAGAAGTAATTCCAAAGAGACCACTAGTCATCTGTGAAGACCACCTTGAT TTGGAGTATGACTTGGAAAATTACGAGTCATGGATAATTTCTAAAGGTAATGCCAAACTGAGGCCTACTGTgccggttttaaaaaaaatatcgaaacctACAGAAACTATAACTCAAGATAAACCAGGCTCATCAAgagtgtcaaaaaataaacgTGACAGACCTTTTTTTGAAGATGAACCAGAACCATCAAGAGcgacaaaagaaaaatgtatAGAACCCTTTTTTGAAGCCAAGTCAGTAATGTGCAAACCAAAAACTGCTATAATATCTACACAAATAAGTCCTGATCCGCGAGACTGTGCTATTCAATGTAATATTTTACCCATGAGAACAAAAGCAGCAGACACCCATGAGGCAAGCGTTGCATCTGTGCCTGCCGTTAAGGGTAGTACATCCGAAGTGTCTGAATCAGAAGCAAGTTATGAACAATCCACTATGACTAGTTCTGCGACACACCCTATAATTTTAAATGGTAGATTGTTTATGTTGAATCTTATAGAAAAAAAGCCTTTCCAATATATTGGAATACCCAAGAAGTTATATTGGGTTATAGACTGTTTATGTAATGCACACAAGGATATTACAAAGCTAGATtgtattattacattatataaaataaaaagcaatgACACATTTATAAGAATAGGAGATTTGTTTCAAATCTCACAAACTACTTTGTGGCGTAGGTTTGAAAAAACACTTGCTGTATTGACAGCTTTTTTCAAGCAATTTATTGAATGGCCTAGTGCTAgagaaataaaacttaatttgcCAGGTGCCTTTACCACTAGTGTAGAGTATGCCAATATTCAAGCCATCATTGATGcctttgaaattgaaattgaaaagcCATCAGATCCATCCAACCAATCCTATACATGGTCtcaatataaaaattgtaatacagttaaatacttaattagtGCAACCCCTGatggtttaattaatttcatatcaGAGGGGTATGGTGGAAGAATATCAGATGTGTGTTTAGTAGAAGTATGTGGATTTTTGGATGTCATTCCACCTGGCTCATGTATACTATCTGATCGAGGCTTTAAACACTTGGAAACAATCTTGAACAAACAGTCAGTTAAGCTACTACGCCCCCCAAGTGTGTTCAGTGACAAAAAAATGTCTAAAGATGAAGTGATTCAGGCAAAACTCATAGCCAGCTTAAGGGTTCACATTGAGCGAGTTATTAGGAGAGTGAGGGTCTTTAAGTTCCTTAAGCCTCACTCTGTAGTCAATAATAAATGTACAGCCTATTTAGATAATGCCGTGCTAATTGCTTGTGGTGCAATAAATATACAGTCTCCAATAATAAAAagggaataa